AGCAAATACAGTCTAGTGTTCTGATTAAGCAGTAATCTAATTTCTGTGGCCTCCAAACACAGTTATTTTTTAccagttttgattttctttttgttccattAAGTGagttataaatatattaaataatccaGCTAACCTCCAAACACccaccttcctttctctctgcaacaAACCACAGATGACGGCTGAGCCTACAGACAGAAGAGCCGACCACAGCACATCTGGTCCTAGTTGACTTAATGAGGCATCCGGCTTGACACATGATTTGGTTTTTTGCTCTTACAACTCATAATCAGCTAAAATAGGCTAAGACAATCCCAAATCAGTGCCTCAGCCCTGCTGGGCGTaaccactgcccccccccccccccattgagATCTATTGGATAAGCCTGGGTTCTGAAGGTGACTGTTTCGCCTTTCCAAACACTAGCACAAATAACTTTTCATCTTCAAAAATTATAGCCATgaaattttgttaataaaaataacatgaaaattgtATTAGTAGTCCAGACTATAAAACAGATCTGCTATGCTGTAGattcttttttcattctattgGAGATTCAATGCTGGTATACCATTTGTCTTATTTCTAAAAAGTTCGTGCTCCAAATTTTGTGttacagattatttatttggaataaaaAAGGTTTAGGCATTGCTCTTGCTgctcattctctcttctctcaacaCCTCCCTCCAAACACAACCATCACGCCTTCTTTCTTCTGTCACTTCAACATGAAACGTCCAAAAGCTTAATAACATATAACAAAGAGTTCCGTCTCAGAACACGGAGGACTTCCTTTGGAAGGCTAACTGCAATGGAAATTAAAACTTGAAACTTCACACGGTATTCTTGCAGTCTTCCTgcacctttttaaaaacacttccaATTTTTACATACTCCGAATGCACACATTTTGTTAGCTTTGTTCTTTCCCGGCCACTGAAGTCACAGGGCTGGCCATCTTCAACAACACAACGGACAGCCATTCTGATCAGCTGCACCGTCTTACATGTGATTCTCAAAAGAGCCTCCCAGCACCGCCTTCCAATTCTGACTTTCCAAAAACAGACATTAatgctaacttttaaaaaatcatttaaaagagaaagcagGTCAGCAATAATAGCAATTTCTTCCTTGGGTACCAAGTAAAGAGACCACTCAGATAATTCCTGGCTTTTTTCACTATTCAACAGACAGACAGATTAGATATCTCATCTTCTGTAGGATAAAAGTCAGATTTCCACTAGTTTCAACTAGAACTCAGTAATCAGAATtgttattaaattaaattaaaattgaaatatgcCAAGATTTTGGAATGTTAGCCTATTAATTAGGTCGATTTCAAAAAGAGATTCTGTACTATAAATCCATTTTTAATCAAAGGTTTATAAAACAAGAACACATCCTACTGATCTCATTTTGAGACGTGTCAGTTCTCATCCAGTTTTGGATGAGCAAAGAGGCTTTGCTTTGAAGTAGTTATGAAATCAAACAGCACACCAAAAAAAATGTAGTTGATCTAATCAAGCTCATATAGTATATCTGACCCACACTTGATTGAACTGGTTGTATTTTTGGTCTTCGGCATTATACATGATGTATTATTTCGCCTTTTCTTGACCAAAATAATACCAACATCCTGCTTATGAGTAATGATgaactatatacacacacatggaaTACTATTTGGTAGTTTTTTTAACCTATGAGACTTACTAAAATCAATACATTGCGATTGCATAATGAAAAGCTTACCCGGACTAGCAAATGGTTTGcagctctttttcatttttgcacTCATAATTGAAATGCTGCACTTTGGCAATGAAGAGAGACATGACTTCGGCTTGGAGTTCTACAGTTGAACAATTCACACTTTAGACTTCATGATAAGTCACTGAAATCCACTGTAGTCACAAAGCCacacattcatttctttttgagtGACTTTAGGATTCATCCTTAAGAGTAAGGAAGCACACCAGCAGGTGAAAAGACCAATGAGTCCAGCGACACTCGCGTCACTCCGAGCTATTTCACTCAAGAGGTGAGAAAGCGCTGAACCCTTACCCTGTCACCTAGTCATGTACCCTGCACGGAAGTCACTTGCCTTTGCAGCTTCAACAGCAGCTCCAGAAACTGCTTAATACTGTTTTGGGGTGAAGTAGAGTTCTGCACGTGAAAAGATCAGTCTTGGGTCAACCCAAAAAGTTATGGTTACTGAAACCCTTCTTCatcagattgtgtgtgtgtgtgtgtgtgtgaactccaAAGAATGCTCCCCCGAGAAATTATTACTGACACCCAGTACATGTGCAAAAATCCCTTGGACCCTTTAACTCAAAAAAtctcccctgggctcctgcacagcCTAGCACTCAGTCTGGAGCACACCCTATGCACAGGCCACCTCCTTATAGCCATCACGCTCATAGTCGAGGCTATTGGAGAATTGGCACAAACAAGGAGCTAGGAAAGGCCTGGCTTttactccccacccccccagtaACGGCTGGAGCACCTGCAACATTTCAGCTTGCCTCCGGCCCTTCTCAGTGGCAAACTCCCTCTGCTTCTAGCTTTTGGACCGCACTATCCAGCAGCTCCATGGAGTCCCTCAGAGTCACGTTGACAGTAAACGACTTGGGTTTAATGGTCAGGCCGTAACTGAAACTCGTCTGCCAGGGCTCATCTGGGTTGGCCCTGAAATGGCACTGGTGAGCTAGGATGGAGATGAAAAGAAACAGCTGCATCTTGGAGAGCTCTTCGCCGATGCACCGTCGTTTGCCGGTGGAAAAAATCATGACGCTGCTGGCCAGGTCCCTGTTGAAGGAGCCGTCCTTGTCCAAGAAGCGGGCAGGGTCGAAGTCCTCTGGATGAGGCCACTTGGCGGGGTCATGGTTCACAGACCACTGGTTAACGAAGATCACCGTGTTCTTGGGGATGTGGTAGCCCAAGACGAAGGCATTGGCGGTGGTGGCATGAGGAATGGTGACCGGCACGAAGCTGGAGAACCGCATGGTTTCGTAGAGAAAGGCCATGACGTAGGGCAGGTTGGGCTGGTCGCCCATGCACGGCAGGCGCTCCCGCCCCACGACCTGATCCAGCTCCGCCTGCACGCGCGCCTGCACATCGGGGTACCTGTTGGATTTttaaagcagagggagagaagagggtgaGCAAAATTAATTCTCTCACTAGAAAGCACATTCCAGCTTACTTTCATCCTGCTTTTGTTTAAATAGGCTGTCTAGGTCAGTGACTCAACAAATACTTCTGGCCAAAATCTCAAACAGTTTCCTAATTTCTCTCTAAATTACAAAATGGGCTTTTACCACTTATGTTTCTTGTACATGGCTAAAGCTCTCTTTCCCATCAaaagttgaaaacattttctattttctcagtCTAAAAACCTACAATAATGGACTAGGCCAAATTGGGCTCGGGATACATGTTAGGAGCCCACACAAACGTTTTCACATCTTCAAAcccttaaaatacattttagtaCATAATGTTAATGTCTTCACCTTTGGACTCATGTGCTCATAAAATTCAATTCTTTACATTGTAAGGCATCTACAAAGGCCAGAGGATCCATCAAAGTTAAAATGCAGCCCAGAAACTAGTCCCCctgccccctcttttttttttttctccttgttttcttGAACAACTACCTGGTCTCATTTTATAGAAAGATAACTGGGATCCAAATAGACAAGCCAATTCCCAGTATTTGTATGATTATAATTAACGCATACACACTTCTGATACTATAAACTGGTACAATCCTTTGGAAAACAAAATCTTAGTACAAAGCGGGATGCATGAAGAGTTGCCATTTCTCATCCTGTTTTAAACCCAGCAAGCCATGCCTTACAATTTTCTCTAACCACAATAGCTCACAATTAAGAAAGACAGTCAAGGCCAATGAGCAATGCTGAAGCCCAAGAAATGATTATGTTGTTATGGCAACACAGAGCCATCCAAAAGTACAAAGATAAATGTTAAAAGATGGGGAAGCATCCACCACAAGAAGGAGAACTGtcgaaaattttaaagaaaaggtaaCAATTGCAactctgggcggggggggggggggggggggatacagGCGTGCATATGATGCAGTTGTAAAGTTGCCTCTTTAGCATCACCCTACAGGTTTCCATGCAAGGCCTGAGAGTAAACATCTCAGCCTTAAACCAGCAAGCCCTCTCGGTCACAACCCCTGCGCTGCCTGGCATGGCAGTGAGGACTCAGCCACAGGAAAGCCCTCACGGAACCCACATGGCCCTGCTTCAACAAAACGTGTGTCCAAGAACAGGGAGTGCCACCGGCCAAGCCCTGCTGCGTTGCCTTTCCACTACAAAGGAGAGAAGAGATGGGCCGGGTGGAATGGAAAGGGGACCCCAAACTGTTCCATTCCGTCTGGCTGCAgagtggaggggaagggagagccaTTAGAAACGCTCGATCCTAAGGGAAAAGAAAGCAAGTCTGCTTGCAGGTGTGCCCCGAGGGTGCCGGTCCCCTGGTCCCTGGTAGCCCTCCCCTCTGTTGGTTTCCCCGTCTCTCCTCCAAAGACGGCAGCTGTACCATATCTAAAGAAATTCAGGTTGGTGGGAACTCCGGTCAGGGAAAGCAgctgcctctgccttccacataCCGAGGCGCCAGCATCTGCAGCGTGCCCGGGGGCCTCCACGTGCGCCAAGAATTGGCACAACCAGCATATCTGGTCCCTGGAGCCACGGAGATTTGCCTGGAGCGTGACGTTTGCCCGCTGGGGTAAGGTTTCCGGGTCAAACTGAGGCCGTCCACTTGAATAGGAATTTCGGATCAGCAGTGAGCCATCCTTTAGTGTAAGGATGCCCCatgtaaaattgattttttttttaaattgctcaaTCTGGCAACCCGACACCAGGGCCAGTTTAATTCGTGCGCATTGGAGGGTGGTGGAGCCTTTATCAAGGTGGGCACTGGGGCCCGCTCAccaaggctggggcagaggccagCGACGTCCCGCAGGCGCCCTCTGGACACCCCGCGTCCTTTCTCGACGTTTCTCTGCTCTCGGCAAAGTGTCTGTTTCTCCTGCGCGCACTGCCGGCTGCTTCCTGGCCGCCTTCCGACAGCTCCAGCGCCGGGTACCCGCCCGCGGGCGGGCCTTTCCCTTACCCGGGAACAAAGCCCCGAGCCGCCGCTCGCTCTGAAGCGCCGGGGCTGGGCGGCCTCCGGTGCGTGCCAAGGACTACGCGAGCCGATTAGGCTACTGCtgtgtttatttaacatttttactgCGCTTCCCTGTCCTTCGGAACAGTTCCAGCTTTGCTATTATTGCGCCAGGGAAAGCCAGCTATCTACCGGCCCTCTAAATACGTTGCTGTTccggggggttgggggagggggttcTCTCAAATGTGTTCCTACTCACAAGAGGGAGACGTACGCCAGGTGGGACAAGATCCGAGATGCGGAGGGCCTGGCCGCGCGGCGAGGGGTGCGCGCCTGTGCGCGCGCCTGTCCGGCCCGCACTGTGCGCTCCTGGGCACGCAATCAGGGTTGCCCGGCAGGTACCCGGAGCGAAGGTCCAAACCCTAGCGCCCTACGCATTTTCAAGCCCCACTCAGTCAATTTCGGAGGACAAATGGAAGGCCCGACCCACGCCTCCTGGAGGCCTTACCTGGTGAGGATGAGGAGCAGCCACTGGAGCGCGGTGGAGAGCGTGTCCTGGCTGGCGCCGAAGATGTCCGTGACCGTGGCGGGCACGCTCTCCAAGTCGAGCCGCGCGCCCCCTTCGCCCGAGTCCCCCACAGCTTTTCCCGCCGAGAGGATGAAGGCATCCATCATGTCGCGAGGGGCGGCGCCGGGCCTCAGGCTTTCACGGTGCCGCAGGAACTTGTCGAGGATGAAGTTGCCGAAGTTGCGGTTGACCCGCTCGAACTGGCGGAAGGTGGTGCGCAGCGGGTTGGGGAAGCGCTGCAACCAGGGCAGCACGTCCACCAGGCTGCCCGCGCCCACCGTGCGCCCGAACTCCTCGTTGTGGCTGAGCAGCTCCAGGAACTCGGCGTCGTCGTGGCTGTAGCGGCAGCCGAAGCACACGGCGCTCATGACGTTGGCCACGGCCACGATGGTCGGCTGCCTCGGGTCGAGGAAGGCGCCGCCCGCGCTGCCGCGCACCAGCAGCGCCACCAAGTCGCGCGCCTCGCCCAGCACGTGGCCCTCGAGGATGCGGCGGCTGCGCGGCTGGCGCGTCGAGAAGGCACGCATCGTGCCGTACGCCGCCCGCCGCTGCACCTTCCAGTGCTCCGAGTAGTGGCCGAAGGCCAGGCTGCGGCCGCCGGACACCACGCGGAAGGAAGCGAAGGGCGGCCGGTCGGCGAAGGTGGCGCCCTGCTGCACCAAGGCCTGGTGGATGGCGCGCTCGCCGTTCAGCACCACCACCGGGCAGCTGCCCAGACGGATCTGGAAGACGTCGCCGTAGCGCCGGGCCAAGCGCGCGAAGGAGAGGTGCGCCGCCCGGCCCACCGCCGCCGCGTTTCCGATCAGGGGCCACTGGAAGGGGCCGGGGGGCGCCGACAGGGGCTGTCGCCGTCGCTGCCTCAGCAGCCACTGGCCCACGTGCACGGCGGCCAGCACCGACAGGACTAACAGGAGCATGGTCTGCTGGGAGGACAGGGAGTTCAGCAGCCGAGGTGCATCCAGGCTGAGGCTGGTGGCCATGCTGGGGACACAAAGACGAAGAGGTGACACTCAGGTGTGCAGAGAAAGGCCCCAAGCCCCTTCCGCAGCCTCCGCTACTGTGTGCCCCCGAGGTGGAAAGGAGAGCTGCGCAGGGCAGGGCTATCTACAGGGGTGACAGAAGCCGCCCTTTCCCATCTCCAGTCTCCCAAGGGGATGGGAAGGAGCGCGTTTTGGCCACTCcgagacccagctccagcccacccacctccaccccaccccacccgcctCCTAACGGTTCCTGCGATTCAGGGACAACGCCGGAGGCCTCGAGGCAGTGGCGCTGGGTGTCTTTCAAAGTGCCTACCGCCCCACCCGTTTCCTGCAAGAACCCATCTGCGGAGGCCGTGGGAAGGCGGTCCCGCGGACAGACTGACCTGCGGGAAGGTGCGGTTTCCTGCGGCGCGGGACAGCCGGCTCCGAGAAAGGGCTGGGGCCTTTGCCGAGGGCAAGACGTCCACCCGAGCGTCTCCAGGAACCCTGGAGGCCAGCCCTGGACACCTGCTGCCCGCTCCGGGAGCCTTAACACCCACTCTGGAGTTGGCAGAGGCAAGGACGCTTGGCTAGGGATGGGGacggagaaaggtgcctcctttgCCGAGTCCCTCTGCACCTGGGGCTCGGGCAAAGTCGGGCTTTCCTCAGAGCGCTGGGATTGAGACTGGGGGTCGACGAGTGGACTCAGTTCCCAGCGCCCTCATCCGCTGCGCGGCTCACACAGCTGGCGTCGCGGGGGTGTTTGCGCGCGCTCTGGAGACTCGGCACGCGCCATCCGCTGCTCCGGGCTTTAAGGACTGcacggaggaggaggaagcaggacctggccggggcggggccagcggggggcgggcCGCGCTGCCAAAGTCCCCGCCGCTGCGACTCCGACTCCGGTGGTCCCACGAGGCGCCCCCGAAGACCTTGGCGCCGTAGCTGGCGGCTTTCCTGGAAGCGGCGGTGTGAACTCTTCGCTGGGCCAACAATGGCTCTTAATCagtcctcccccaacccccggcCCCGAGGCCCCACGTTTTGCCCCAGAGCCCCGCTGGGGACAGAAGCTAGCCCTGCAGCGGCGCTCGGGGTGGGAATCGGCCCCCGCGCCGCCACCCACTATCTCCCTTCCCTCCCGGAGACTTGAGCTTCGTTGCCCGCGAGAAAGCCGCGCGCGTTGCTCGGGCTCCCGAGCCGGGAACGGAAACCTGCGGTGTGCAAACGAGGAAAGCTTGCGTGGTGGTGGTGCCTAGCCGGCAGCGCCCCttgttattttactttatttaagttCTCACAAACAAATCGGCCCCCCAGTCGAGGCCCTGTAACTTGCAAGGttctctctgcacctcttgcAGCGAGATCAGGACTCCCCTAAAGTAGAGTCGCTTCCCGCCCCGGGGCCAGCACCCTCCCGACGCGAGCGGGTCCTAACGTTTCCCGCCCGCGGGGCTGCGACTCCAGATGGCGCCGCCCGCCGCGAGGCTGTCGGCGCAGGGCAGGGAGCCAAACTGGGGCGAATAGGAGAATGAGGGTGGGGGGCCAGGAGGGAGGGCGCTCGGAGGGTTCCTGGATCGAGGGCGGTGGGTGGGAGGCGGAGGCCAGCCTCCGCGCGCCTGTGAACTTGATCGGGTTGAAAAGTTTCCCCTGCTGTCACCTCCCCTTTGCGTGCGGAGCTGTGCCTTGCGTGCGCCGCTTCTGGGAAGTCGGCAGCAGTCATATCCCTGGGCGCTTCTCACGGCACCTGACACGCCGAGGCGGCGACTGGGACGGCGGCCGAGGGCGGGGTGCCGGCCGCCACCGCCCTAGTCGGCGCACGCACTGCCGCGCCCGGCCGGCCGGCCAAGCGAGCCCCCGGCTCCCACCAGCTGGCGGGGCGGGGAGCGCACGGTGCACCCTCCGCACGCAGGGCTCTCGCTGCGCGTTCGCGGAGTGCGTGCGCTCGGGGCGGGGCGCTTCCTTCCCAAAGGGACGCCAGGGGCGCTTGGCGCGCGGTTGTCTTCCTGCCCGCCGTGCCCTCTCTTTTCGGCTGGTGCTTAGCACCGCATTTGCAAGACCCCTGAGAAAATCGGTGATCTCTGCGAGGCTGGGGGCAAAGGCGAGCAGGGGAAGAGGCGGGAGCCATCCGATTAGCCTGCTCGCAAGTGCTCGCACCTGCAGGCTTCTGGGGTCATCGAGGGTAAATGTAAAAGTTGCTTGTTCACGACGGAACAACCCTCTACTTTGAACTCCACCCGTGCTCCGAACCCAGGCCATTTATTATGGCCCCGTTTACAGCTAGGAAACCCGGGTTCAGAGAAGGTATGTGGCTGAGTCGTCGTCACGCAGCTCTCATGAGGTGGAGCCAGAGCTCTCACGCTCGCTTGTTCGTGCGGGAGGAAATAAACAGCAGGtagcccagctgcagcctccaAGCTATATGCTTCTTGCGCTGGGTTTTTTTGTTCCCAGACACGCCCGAAAATGAAGAGGAACCAGTTGGGCGCAGGCTGTCAGAAAGACAAGCCCTTGACGGTTACAGAAAGCCAAAACGGCGGGCCACCGGATCGTCTTCAGACCCCTGAGGCTTTTTCTGGGCTCTCTGGTGCGGACCTCGTTGGAGGGCCCTTCAGGTACCTGATGAAGACTTTGGATAGATCCAAAGCCGCCCGCGTGTAGTCCGGAGCCCCTGAAGGTGCAGCCTTCCGGAAGTGAGACTGCACACCAGACCTCTTGAAAGTTACAACTGCGCCACCAAAGCAGGGCTCCGAGGCGCAGGAAGCTCCTTCCAGTAGTAAGATAGGATGTGGGGATTGCATCCTATGGGGATCCTCCCAGATCTCAAACTTGACTTGCTTGCtacaaataactttaaaagagAACAGCTAAGCCAGACCGATGCTTTAAAATAGAGGTTTAGAACACGTTATCCTGTACTGATTTGTTTGTTGCAGCTGGAGGGAATGCAGTAGCTCATGCGACAGTGAAGGGCAACTGTGGTACAGCACCAGCTGGAGAGACCCGGGCAGGGCTCTGCCACCTGCTCTCCATCTCTGCCGGCCGTTGCTCAGGCTTTCTTCTGCCATCACTCCCACGGAAGCTGGCCATGGGCACCCTCAGATTAACTACTTCAAGCCCCTAGAAGGACTGCAGGGGGCCACACTGGTGCCAGGTCCACACTGTAGCCAAGGGATGGTTCTAagagcagaaaaagagagacaggtgAAATGCTAGGAAGCCATCGAGCCACCACAGTCcactccagggtgtgcatttttGCCATTGCTATATTTGGGTTGGAAGATAGTCCAAACCTGTGTTGCTCTGGGAGCCAGTAGTCAAGAAAGCACCATCACTCTGTTAGCAGGCTGGAATTCCACTTTCTAGCATGATCCCCATATCGATTTTAATGGATGAGTCCTGTGCTCTCCCGCCTCCCTCCAGATGCAGGTGCAGAGAGTTGAGTAGAAGCAGCCATCTCTGGAAAGCCCTTGATGTGGGGATGGGCAGGCATCCGCCATTAAAGGCATGCTGGCAGGCGGGAGGAAGAGGTATAAAGAGAAACACCACGTGTCAAGGCGACTGAAGGTATGACAGAGCTGGGAGCCATAGGAGATTGCACACAATGTGTGGGAAGTAGAGAGGATTCCTAGGAGCTGATACCAAACCCCGTGCTTTGCCTGACTTGCTTCTGCTTTCCTCCTCCTGTTAACCACAGGCTGTGATCCACAGAGCTACGGTCAGAAGCCATCATTTGTACAATGTGCCATTATTTTATGCACTAATTGTACAAAACTGGCAATTGTAATGGTGGCATTGATTGTGAGCCATTCAAGTTCCAGAGCTGTTAAAATGTTAAGATGTTGTGTCTTGGAGTTGATGAAGCATTTGGCATGCTAACCAGAACTCTCTAAATTCGCCACTTTTGTGTTAAGCAAAGTGTTGGTCCCCCGTTGGATGGAATGGAAGCAACTAGAGATGTTAGTTACTGCAGGCATCCCACTCCCATTAACATGATTTGCTCTAGACAGTTAATGTTTTTCTCGATCTTATATAAAGTGTTACTGGAAggtattttggaaattttggcTCTTTTTACTGATCTAAGTAAATCTAAGAAAAGATGGACATTTGCTAAGTCAATTTAGTTTGAAACAGGTTCCTaagctcccctccccttccaacCTGATTGCCCCACTAAGATCTTTCTGTGGTCTGGTGTCCTGAACACCAGAGCTACACAGTACTATCCTACTTTCCCACTCAGATGCTGCCATTAGGATTTGGCATTTACGATTTACACTCAGATGATTCAAGGAAAAAGTAGAGAAGAGCtgggacagagaagagggagaaagagtacGAGAGGAGAGGCTGCAGGAGGATGAAGCCCGCAGGGAGAGGAATTCACAGGGGAATCTCCATCAATGAGAGTTCTTTGTGCGATTCTTGCAACTCCTCCGGGCGTCTGAAATTATACTAAAATTAAAGGTTAAAGATACGGAGATAAGAAAGACAGTCATAACGTTTTGAGTTGACAGTGTCCTCTCAGCTTGTTGAATGCTTTCTGTGTGAAAGGACCAGGAAAAGGACTGACGCGTCATTCAGTGTCCTCCATCCGATATTTATTGTTGCCCTTAGAGTTCAGTGGAGGATAAGAAAACCCGTGCTCCCCTGCAGGCTCAGCGCTGTGTGTCAGTTCACTCGCCTACTCCGTCCGCCTTGCTCTTTGCGTGGTTCCAGTGATTCCATCGTCAAATGCTATTTGCCTGTAGAAGTGCTTAATCTATAAACAGTGTCCTgcgctttcttttcctctgtccCTGTGCTAAGGGCATCTTTCACTCAGGGTTTCAGATGCCCCATTTCTGGCTCCCGTGGTGCCATGCTCTGAGTCACATTTCCCAGCAAGCAtccctcttctctgcctctgcatctttcCTTGGGTTTCTCACTTTCGGTGCCTTTGTTCTCCCCTTGCTTCATCGTTcatcctcctttcttctctctcaacctctcctgtccctttcctggggtccctgcctgtCTTCCTCACGCCAGCATCCCCCTGAGAGCGCCATTCTGCTCACGAGAGGCCCCCCTCCCTGCCATCCTCTTTCTCATTTGCTCTGCTGTGGAAGTGAGGACCGAGGGCAGAGAGGGAGCAAGCAGGAGGACGAGGACATAAGACGCAGGGTCTGGGCGACAGAGCAGCTAAGAAAAAAAAGGCCAAATACCTTTCCTGGGGCTCAACAATGACCTTGGTCAGGTCTCACCAGTGGGTCAGTCCCTCTTTCTTGGTATTTGCAGAGTGAAGCTGTTACCAACCACGATGACTGTATGGGAAGGAAAGG
The window above is part of the Lepus europaeus isolate LE1 chromosome 13, mLepTim1.pri, whole genome shotgun sequence genome. Proteins encoded here:
- the LOC133772609 gene encoding cytochrome P450 1B1 yields the protein MATSLSLDAPRLLNSLSSQQTMLLLVLSVLAAVHVGQWLLRQRRRQPLSAPPGPFQWPLIGNAAAVGRAAHLSFARLARRYGDVFQIRLGSCPVVVLNGERAIHQALVQQGATFADRPPFASFRVVSGGRSLAFGHYSEHWKVQRRAAYGTMRAFSTRQPRSRRILEGHVLGEARDLVALLVRGSAGGAFLDPRQPTIVAVANVMSAVCFGCRYSHDDAEFLELLSHNEEFGRTVGAGSLVDVLPWLQRFPNPLRTTFRQFERVNRNFGNFILDKFLRHRESLRPGAAPRDMMDAFILSAGKAVGDSGEGGARLDLESVPATVTDIFGASQDTLSTALQWLLLILTRYPDVQARVQAELDQVVGRERLPCMGDQPNLPYVMAFLYETMRFSSFVPVTIPHATTANAFVLGYHIPKNTVIFVNQWSVNHDPAKWPHPEDFDPARFLDKDGSFNRDLASSVMIFSTGKRRCIGEELSKMQLFLFISILAHQCHFRANPDEPWQTSFSYGLTIKPKSFTVNVTLRDSMELLDSAVQKLEAEGVCH